The genomic segment aaagagttccttaaaattaaagattcactcttttggatgaaaaggggcttatttatgtaaatcaattatacgctttaggtcaaataaagtcgtttgaagagatagcccataagtgtgtggggggaagacaatcacaaacattgttttttacaaataagtaacacagatcataaagcaataaaaggagagattggagatttcagggattctatatataagaaaagtttaattagactatttccttatgcaaagttgctgtctgggcatgctgggagttgtggttctgcagcggttgggggttcacagcttgaagaccactgctatagagggtgcaaatgtatctgagccctggaactcaaataatgtgaaatatgagatgatcaaaatggagcccctgcactaattacttgggttctgaggtctgtaaggtccatagtaaaaacatcaggttctgtctatagcagatactaaatcatggcagctcaaagaaacaagcagtcattctgacatgtcacatgtgatgtcataaacagctggaggcctgacatcccactgacagccgcccgagccttcagtctgttccagtgcgattagtgagaatagtgggggagatttatcaaaacctgtgcagaggaaagttgcccagttgcccatagcaaccaatcagatcgcttctttcattttgcacaggcccttttaaagatgaaagaagcgatctgattggttactatgggcaactcagcaacttttcctccggacaggttttgataaatctccaccagtgagattagcgtcttctttttctacttgtctgaaatggagctaaaaggactggggttcgtccccctcctgttggcgttttggtgtgcggcctggcttgccaccagctacatcatgacggtcgtcctcggccatgcagcctcgccactgatgagcatcaggtaagataaacaagcacatgattcttatttcatgggttgggagtgaggaaatatccataataacattggtttcttttccttcacagtgacgtgggaaatgtctttcccgaaagcatattattcagaattggatttatagggacgtccattggcactttggtactaacctttcttatttataagtatatggttatgcatactgaagagttcaggggtcatcaggtcctgatccagaggatcctgctggccattgtgtgggcctcctgtttttccacagctgttatgcatgtattgtcccccgaagaatatcccaggatacactttgtcagcacgataatttccattacatgtgaagccttatactaccttgggcagtccatccagatgtataaattaccaggagcaaaaaaagtcatccaccatagtagatgcacctgctgtggcctgacttttgtctgtgtagttttctattttggatatgaaacattaaaggaattattccataatgatgaagactgggacgagatccgtgaaatccccatcataatcatcgagtgggtgatgcttctactgatcctgataaacatcgtgacctattattccaccatgcagaggttattgttgaccgtctccagaaacagctgcacactctctcttagagtaaaaattgatgacttcggggtgtagaccaccacgggggccatcaagtggacttctgggagagatactgcacaggacacggaaaacatctaaagaagaataactgggggactacatatggtgccagtaatcatgacacaataatatgagctggtgatattacctatacaaaaaaaaaattataaaaaaatattggtgtgtgaagtgtaatacctagttagaaaaacagaatcaaattcatcattataacccccctctgca from the Hyla sarda isolate aHylSar1 unplaced genomic scaffold, aHylSar1.hap1 scaffold_1562, whole genome shotgun sequence genome contains:
- the LOC130310220 gene encoding uncharacterized protein LOC130310220, with protein sequence MELKGLGFVPLLLAFWCAAWLATSYIMTVVLGHAASPLMSISDVGNVFPESILFRIGFIGTSIGTLVLTFLIYKYMVMHTEEFRGHQVLIQRILLAIVWASCFSTAVMHVLSPEEYPRIHFVSTIISITCEALYYLGQSIQMYKLPGAKKVIHHSRCTCCGLTFVCVVFYFGYETLKELFHNDEDWDEIREIPIIIIEWVMLLLILINIVTYYSTMQRLLLTVSRNSCTLSLRVKIDDFGV